The following are encoded together in the Drosophila sechellia strain sech25 chromosome 3R, ASM438219v1, whole genome shotgun sequence genome:
- the LOC6607224 gene encoding protein hunchback, translating to MQNWETTATTNYEQHNAWYNSMFAANIKQEPGHHLDGNSVASSPRQSPIPSTNHLEQFLKQQQQHQQQPMDTLCAMTPSPSQNDQNSLQHYDANLQQQLLQQQQYQQHFQAAQQQHHHHHHLMGGFNPLTPPGLPNPMQHFYGGNLRPSPQPTPTSASTIAPVAVATGSSEKLQALTPPMDVTPPKSPAKSSQSNIEPEKEHDQMSNSSEDMKYMAESEDDDTNIRMPIYNSHGKMKNYKCKTCGVVAITKVDFWAHTRTHMKPDKILQCPKCPFVTEFKHHLEYHIRKHKNQKPFQCDKCSYTCVNKSMLNSHRKSHSSVYQYRCADCDYATKYCHSFKLHLRKYGHKPGMVLDEDGTPNPSLVIDVYGTRRGPKSKNGGPIASGGSGSGSRKSNVAAVAPQQQQSQPAQPVATSHLSAALQGFPLVQSNSAPPAASPVLPLPASPAKSVASVEQTPSLPSPANLLPPLASLLQQNRNMAFFPYWNLNLQMLAAQQQAAVLAQLSPRMREQLQQQNQQQSDNEEEDQDDEYERKSVDSAMDLSQGTPVKEDEQQQQPQQPLAMNLKVEEEATPLMSSSNASRRKGRVLKLDTLLQLRSEAMTSPEQLKVPSTPMPTASSPIAGRKPMPEEHCSGTSSADESMETAHVPQANTSASSTASSSGNSSNASSNSNGNSSSNSSSNGTTSAVAAPPSGTPAAAGAIYECKYCDIFFKDAVLYTIHMGYHSCDDVFKCNMCGEKCDGPVGLFVHMARNAHS from the coding sequence ATGCAGAACTGGGAGACGACAGCCACGACCAACTACGAGCAGCACAACGCCTGGTACAACAGCATGTTCGCGGCCAATATCAAACAGGAGCCGGGTCATCATCTCGACGGGAATAGCGTGGCCAGCAGTCCGCGCCAATCGCCCATTCCCTCGACCAATCACCTGGAACAGTTCctcaagcagcagcagcagcatcagcagcagcccaTGGATACCCTGTGCGCCATGACCCCTTCACCCAGCCAAAACGATCAGAACAGCCTGCAGCACTACGATGCCAACTTGCAGCAAcagttgctgcagcagcagcagtaccaGCAGCATTTCCAGGcagcccagcagcaacatcatcaccatcaccatctgATGGGTGGATTCAATCCGCTGACGCCACCCGGTCTGCCCAATCCCATGCAGCACTTCTATGGCGGCAATCTGCGACCCAGTCCACAGCCCACGCCCACATCCGCCTCCACAATTGCGCCCGTTGCAGTTGCCACTGGCAGCAGCGAGAAGTTGCAGGCACTAACACCACCCATGGATGTCACACCGCCCAAGTCGCCGGCCAAGTCAAGCCAGTCGAATATTGAGCCGGAGAAGGAGCACGATCAGATGTCGAACTCCAGCGAGGACATGAAGTACATGGCCGAGTCCGAGGACGATGATACCAACATCCGTATGCCCATCTACAATTCGCACGGCAAGATGAAGAACTACAAGTGCAAGACTTGCGGCGTGGTGGCCATCACCAAGGTGGACTTCTGGGCACACACCCGCACCCACATGAAACCGGACAAGATCCTGCAGTGCCCGAAGTGCCCGTTCGTCACCGAGTTCAAGCACCACTTGGAATACCATATCCGGAAGCACAAGAACCAAAAGCCCTTCCAGTGCGACAAATGCAGCTACACGTGTGTCAACAAATCCATGCTGAACTCGCACCGCAAGTCGCACAGTTCCGTGTATCAGTACCGTTGTGCGGACTGTGATTACGCCACCAAGTATTGCCACAGCTTCAAGCTGCATCTGCGCAAGTATGGCCACAAGCCCGGCATGGTTTTGGACGAGGATGGCACCCCGAATCCATCGCTGGTCATCGATGTCTACGGCACGCGTCGTGGTCCGAAGAGCAAGAATGGTGGACCGATTGCTAGTGGAGGAAGTGGCAGCGGCAGCCGGAAGTCAAATGTGGCAGCTGTCGctccgcagcaacagcaatccCAGCCAGCTCAGCCAGTCGCCACATCTCATCTGAGTGCCGCCCTGCAAGGATTCCCTCTGGTTCAAAGCAACTCGGCTCCTCCGGCGGCATCTCCAGTGCTACCGCTGCCCGCCTCTCCTGCCAAGAGTGTGGCCAGCGTGGAACAGACGCCCAGCTTGCCCAGTCCAGCCAATCTTCTGCCTCCTTTGGCCAGTCTGCTGCAGCAGAACCGCAACATGGCCTTCTTCCCCTACTGGAACCTCAATCTCCAGATGCTGGCCGCTCAGCAACAGGCCGCCGTCTTGGCCCAATTGTCGCCAAGAATGCgagagcaactgcagcaacagaACCAGCAGCAGAGCGACAATGAAGAGGAGGACCAGGACGATGAGTACGAGCGCAAGTCGGTGGACTCCGCCATGGATCTCTCCCAAGGAACGCCGGTGAAGGAGgatgagcagcagcaacaaccgcaGCAGCCGCTGGCCATGAATCTcaaggtggaggaggaggccaCGCCGCTGATGAGcagctcgaatgcctcgaggcgCAAGGGACGCGTCCTCAAGCTGGACACCCTGCTACAACTGCGATCGGAGGCCATGACCTCTCCCGAGCAATTGAAAGTACCCAGCACACCCATGCCCACTGCATCCTCGCCCATTGCCGGACGCAAACCCATGCCTGAGGAACACTGCTCGGGCACCAGTTCGGCGGATGAGTCGATGGAGACGGCCCATGTGCCGCAGGCCAATACCAGTGCCAGTTCGACGGCGTCCAGCTCGGGTAATAGCTCCaatgccagcagcaacagcaacggcaacagcagcagcaattccAGCAGCAATGGTACCACCTCAGCGGTTGCAGCTCCTCCATCCGGAACTCCGGCGGCGGCGGGTGCCATCTACGAGTGCAAGTACTGTGATATCTTCTTCAAGGACGCCGTGCTCTACACCATCCACATGGGCTACCACAGCTGCGACGATGTGTTCAAGTGCAACATGTGCGGCGAGAAGTGCGACGGACCCGTCGGCCTCTTCGTCCACATGGCCAGGAATGCTCACTCCTAA